tgaactcctggcctcaagcagtccccctgccttggcctctcaaaatgctgagattataggtgtgagctattgcgtttgttttttaaatataacagctttattcagaCATAATTCAAATAGTGTACAATTTCAAATGTACAACTGAAtggattttagtatattcacaaggttgTACACCCATTCCTACAATCCAGTTCAAGAACATTTCATAACCCTCCAAGAAATTCCATACTCATTAGCATGAACTCCTCAacctctcctccctgccccaggcAACCACCATCTCCTTTCTGTCTCAATGGATTGTcctaaagtctattttttaatttctttttttttttaatttttattattattattttgtttgtttagcagccccggaatatgtggctggcaccctaatcagtgagctataggtgcccatccaagtctaatttgttgttgttgttgttgagacagagtctccctatgtcaccctcagtagagtgctgtggcatcacagctcacagcaacctcaaactcttggacttaagcgattctcttgcctcagcctcccaagtagctgggaggctaccacaacacccggctattttttgttgccgctgtcattgttgtttttagctgggctgggctggttcaaaactgccagccttggtatatgtggctggcaccgtaaccactatgctacaggcactgagccccaagtCTATTTAAGCAATAGCTACTGGGGCTCAGTGTCAGGGGACACCGGGGGGGACATTTGTGATAGTGGATGAACCTACATTGACTCAtcatcacccaaagtccatagcttacattctatgggtttggatGAATGTCGATGACATGTACAACTTtcgtcctttctttttttctttttttttttttttttgagacagagtctcactatgttgccctcggtagactacggtggcgtcacaggtcacagcaacctccaactcctgggcttaagcgattctcttgcctcagcctcccagtagctgggactacaggcgcctgccacaacgcccggctatttttttgttgctgcagttggccccagccaggttcaaacccgccagccttggtgtatgtggctggtgctgtaaccattgtgctacgggcgccaagacAGGATATACAACTTTCTATTTATCCTGTCACCTGTTGGGGGTGTTCATTCCCATGTCCAGGGTTTTGAGGCATCAGGTTCTCTCCAGCAGAGGGGACTGTTGGGTCCCAGCCCCTCCTGCctatatggggaaagggctgcCTTGGGGAAGGTTTACTGGAACGTGGCCTGGCCTTTAGGAGTCACCTGGGCTGTTGCTGAacgggtgtgtgtatgtgttgtttcggttttttgtttttttggccggggctgggttagaacccgccacctccggtatatggggccggcactcaactcctttgagccacaggcgcctcccattgtttcagtttttaaataaatgtatagacCCTTAGAACCATActcagaaaatgaggaaaattgaGGGGGAACATCATCCAGATAAATCCCACTTGCCTGTCCTATTTTAggttcaagattttaaaatattagcatcTATTGGGGGAGATGGAAatgtttattacctaattgtaGTAATGGTTTCAAAGTGTAtacaggctcatgcctgtaatcccagcactctgggaggctgaggcaggcggatcacttgagctcacaagttcaagaccagcctgagctacagcaagacccatctctaaaaatagccgagagttgtggtgggtgtctgtagtcccggttactcgggagactgaggcaagagaatcacttgaacccaggagtctgaggttgctgtgagctatgaccccactgcactctaccaggggcaacaaagtaagactctgtctcaaaacaaaaaaagaaaacaaaactaagtgTGTACAGATgctaaaactcatcaaattgcaCCCTTTAAATATGTACACTTGAATTATACCTCCACAaagctgtaaaaaataaaaacaaaaataacagctaTTGGTTGTTCTAAATTGTAAGATAGACATTTTCATTATAGAGAATTAAGAAAAGCATAATGATCAAGAAAATAAATGCCACCCACTGCTTGGAGATAGCCGTGGAGCCCTTGGTGAACCCCCTCCACCTGCTGAACCCGGGGCAGCCTCAGGACCGTACTGCCTCCCGCCTCCACAGTGAAACTCTGGGGCCACCCATCTGATGCCAGAAGCACCCAGTGTCCTTCCATCTGCGGGCACAGCAGTGTCAGCTCAGGGCTCTGCCCTCCTCACTAAGTCCCCTCAGACTCCTGGATCCCTGTCACCTCCCTGGCCagtcccttctctgtctctctgctgcTACTTCCCTCTTAGTCCAGCCTCTGCCCTTTCTCTACCATCCTCTTGCAGGCAGGGAAGAATCTCCTGCCCTGTGGCTATGAACAGCTATTCACTGGCGACACTTCAGTTTCTGTGTGTGGTCTGATTGCTTCTGGGTGAGCCCTAGGTACCTGCAGCCTCGCGTGGGCACACCTCCTCATCCAGGGCAGTCCGCAACCCATGGTCAGCCCTGTAGCTGGCCCTCCCTCGTTCTCGACACCCTCTCCATCTGTAAGCCCCACAGCTCTACTTCCAGAATGGTCCTGGAACtcaaccctttctttttttttttttttttaatttggccggggctgggtttgaacccaccacctccggcatatgggactggcgccctacctgctgagccacaggcgctgcccaactcaACCCTTTCTTTCAGGCACCTTGCTTCTACTCAACTCTGGGTCACCAACACCTGCTACCTGGACAGCTGCCACAGCCCCCAGCTCTTCCCTTGCTCCTGCCTCTCATCTCCACCTCCCCAGAGCCCAGCAGGCTCCCACTGCCTCCCACACAGCCCCACCCAGCAGCCAgcatggctatttaaatttaaattcatttcttcaGTTGCCCTAGCCACATCTTAGGTGCTGGGTGATCCCACGGGGCAGCTCATGGCTGCAGGGGTGGTTGTGCACATTACAGAACACACCCATCATGCTGGAAAGTTCTATCTGATCGTGTAGGCTTGGGCTTTCCCATGCATTAAGAATAAAACCCAAGCTTCTTACAGGGCTACAGGGCCCTGCCTCACCTCTGATCTCACTTCCAAGCACACACACTGTCCTTCAAACACTCCTACAACCTTGAAGTCTCCTTGTCCTTTAGTCtccctgtttctttccttttttgttccttttttttttgcagtttttggccggggctgggtttgaaccagccacctctggcatatggggccagtcccctactcctttgagccacaggcgctgccccttttctttttctgagacagtcttaagctgtccccctgggtagagtgctgtgtcatcacagctcacagcaacctcaaactcttgggtttaaacgattgtcttgcctcagcctcctaagtagttgggaatataggcacccaccacaacgcccagctattttttttggttcagttgtcgtcgttgtttggcaggcctgggctgggttcgaacctgccagctctggtgtatatggctggtgccctatcttctgagctacagatgctgagcctgtctcactgcttcttttttttgtagagacagagtctcactttatggccctcggtagagtgccgtggcctcacacggctcacagcaacctccaactcctgggcttaagcgattctcttgcctcagcctcccgagtagctgggactacaggcacccgccacaacgcctggctattttttggttgcagtttggccggggccgggtttgaacccaccaccctcggtatatggggccggagccctaccgactgagccacaggcgccgccctgtctgtTTCTTATCCTCAGAACCAGCTTAAGTGTCACTGCAGCACCCCCCTCATCCGCAGCACGGCACACACACCTCTGCTGTGGCCTGGCTCTGACTGCCTTAtcattcccttcccccacctgtgTCTCCCTCCTTGGGCTGTGCGCCCTCCAGGCCACACACGGGTTTGCTCCGGTGCCCTTGCACCTTGTAGCACTTGGGGGACATGCAGGAATGAGACAAATAGGTCTGTGTCCTTGCAGAGTTTAGATCTAGCTAAGACAGACACCAAATGTAGGATTACAGAGTTCAATGTATGTCTGTGGACCTTGTGACTCTTCTTGCTCCTCTGGGAGTGGGGTAGATGATAAGACAGCTCTGCAGGAATGGGCCAGAGGCTTAGGGTGGGAGCTCTTTCTGAGGAGTCCTAAGGATGGAGTAACGTCCTTGGGACCAGAAGAGGATGCCCCAAGGGAGAAAAAGCCATTGTCTGGACATGTCCTTGCACCCAACAACCAGCCATTTGTTATGACAAGAGAACAGAGCCTGTAAACTCAAACCAAACAACTTCAGAGTTTCTGAAGTGACTTTGCTTGTgtatagtataaaatatttaaagtgtggCTGAGCTGGACTCTATGAACCAGAGAAAGTGACTTCTCACTGACAGATGAACCACCCCTCCAGAGTATGCCCCTTTCTTTCCCAGGCATTTGGTGGTACTGTGAGCCCCGATGAGTCCCCAAATCCCCCTGAAAACTAAGAGGCCTGGTCAGCAAGGGAATAAAACAGTTTGTGTTTTTAGGATTCTTTCTGCTAATGGCCAGCAAATGGGGGTTCTGGAAGCCTGGGTTTTTGCTTTGCCTGGACCACTCACTAGGGGACCTCAGCAGGTCACTGGGAGAAGGCAGCTAATACTAACCATGACCCTGTGAAGTCAGGATTTATTATACCCACTTTAAAAAACAGGCCACTGAGGATGAGAGCTCTGCTCAGAATCACAGTGCTTTCTGCCCCACTGCCCCAAAGTCAGTATCCTCATCTCAGTAtcctcctctgcaaaatgggcatTTTACAGCCTGCCCTGgcagggaagaggattgcttgctcCAAGACAAAGTGGCAGCAGGTGGGAAAGGCCTGCAGAGGGCAGCAGTGAGCTGTGCAGAGGCCACCCTGCCTAGAAGCCAGGCCTCAGCGTTTCAGCAGCACTCACCTTCTCCTAGGGTGCTAACATTAACAGGCCACCTTATTGGACTGTGTTCTGTGTGTGCCATTTTAAACATGGCACtcacattttacagaggaggacaGAACCGAGGCTCACAAACTTGAAATTGGTGAACTGCGTGGCttttgaattatatctcaataaagctgctatattacaaaataaaaaccgaccaggagcagtggctcatgcctgtaatcccagaacttcaggaggctgagacaggagggtcacttgagaccagactggacaacatagtgagtcCCATCACAGGTCACAGACTGATTCCAAGCCTAGCCCTGGGATCTGTTCCTTTAGGCTGTGTAAAAAAGCCTGTGCTCTGGGTGGCACTGGAATTGAGGGCAGGAAATGAACCTTTTACATCCACGCAGGGACAACAGGCCTGGGAGGTGGATGGTCCTATTCTCATTTTAATTCCCAGGAAaccaaggcagagaaagaaaggtaGTCAGGAGACTCAAGCCCAGTTCTATTGCCAAATCCTGTTTCCGTTCTTCCCCTTCACTCAGCAGCCTGGTTTGGGTATTTTCAATTTTTGCCCTTTGGGGCTCCCTACACAGTGCTGTCTCCCATGTGTCTCAGATCTCTGGATGTCCCTAGAGAATGACCAATTATTTCACTCCCTGTCACTGGGGGTGTCCAAGTCTCCCACTCAGTCCTGTGGGTCAGGGTGAAGGCTGGTGATTCCCTTAGAGGGAGACTAACCCGGTAAGTTCTGACTTGGGCAGTCCCTGGAAAAGCTACGCTGGTTTCTGAGCTTACGAGAGGCCAGGGCATAAACACACAGCTCAGGACGCAGGTAGGCAGGGGTGGGTGTAGGGTGACCTCGGGAGAAATTCCTATTTGTTATCCAGCATGTCGTGTCTCTACGACAATCCCTTGAGGCGGTGGTTGCTTCATCATCCAACCAGGGATCCAATCCATATCACCAAAGGTCTGTTGGACACAGAGGCTGCTGGCGTTGGTGATCCAACCTGCCGGGTCCCGGCCCCTAGCGTGCCCACCTCTGACGGAAATGAGGAGCCAGGTGTTCCTGTTGCCAGGACCTCTGGCCTGGGAAGGTCTCTCTGTACCAGAGGAGCCGGTTTTATTTTATATGGTGGATTCCTGGGCTGCGAGTTGGAGAGTCGGTGTCGCCGCCGtcggggcctcagtttccccaagcGCGCAGGGATGGAGAGAAGGCAGCAGGTCGGTGGGGGAGCGGCCTCCGCGGCGCCCTCGCGGTTCCCGCGGCGCGGCCCCTTTAAGAGGCCCGCCGGCTCCGCCAGTCGCGCCGCGGCCACCGCCCCCCGGCCCACCCCTTCCTGCGGCGCGGAGTGCGGGCCGGGCGGCAGCGCTGCGAGAGCGGTCGGGCCGACCGTAGCGCCGGGGGAGGCGGCGGCCGCGGGGCTGGGGGGGCGTCGCGGGAGCGAGAGGAACGGAGCGCGGGCCGCCGCCGCGGGGTAGCGCTGCGGCCCCGAGCCTGGGACAGCGCCGCCCCGCGCCGCGGAGACCGCACACAATAGCGGCGCGCGCAGCCCCGCGCCCTTCCCCCTGCGCGCCCCGCCCCCTGcgcgcgccccgccccgccccgccccgcgccgcCTCACCTGCCGCCCGGGAGGGGGCGGGCATTGttcgctgccgccgccgccgctgctgccgCCACCGCTGCGCCGGGCCATGGGGGCCGCCGGGCACCCGGGGCCTGGCCTGGCGAGGCCCGCCGCGCCGCCGCTGAGCGCGCAGGTGAGGCCGGCCCCGCCATGGTGGACTCCGTGGGCTTCGCGGAGGCGTGGAAGGCGCAGTTCCCGGACTCGGAACCGCCGCGCATGGAGCCGCCGCACATGGAGCCGCCGCGCATGTCGGTGGGCGACATCGAGCAGGAGCTGGAGCGCTGCAAGGCCTCCATCCGGCGCCTGGAGCAGGAGGTGAACCAGGAGCGCTTCCGCATGATCTGCCTGCAGACGCTGCTGGCCAAGGAGAGGAAGAGCTACGACCGGCAGCGCTGGGGCTTCCGGCGCGCGGCGCAGCCCCCCGACGGCGCCGCCGAGCCCCGCGCGCCCCTGCCGCGCCCGCAGCCCGCGCCCGCGGACGGAGCGGACCCGCCGCCCGCCGAAGAGCCGGAGGCCCGGCCCGACGGAGAGGGCTCCCCGGGCAAGGCCAGGCCCGGCGCAGCCCGCAGGCCCGGGGCCGCCGCGTCGGCGGACCGGGACGACAGGGGGCCCCCCACCAGCGTGGCGGCGCTCAGGTCCAACTTCGAGAGGATCCGCAAGGGCCACGGCCAGCCCGCGGCGACGGACGCCGACAAGCCCTTCTACGTCAACGTGGAGTTTCACCACGAGCGCGGCCTGGTGAAGGTCAACGACAAAGAGGTGTCGGACCGGATCAGCTCCCTGGGCACCCAGGCCATGCAGCTGGAGCGCAAGAAGTCCCAGCAGGGCCCCGGGCAGGGCGCGGGGGACACGCCCAGGCCCGCGTACCGGGGGCGCGCCTCGGAGAGCGGTTGCGGCGTCGACGGCGACTACGAGGACGCCGAGTTGAACCCTCGCTTCCTGAAGGACAACCTGATCAACGCCAATGGCGGAGGCAGACCCCCTTGGCCGCCCCTGGAGTACCAGCCCTACCAGAGCATCTACGTCGGGGGCCtgatgggggatggggagggcaGGGGCCCCCTCCTGCGCAGCCAGAGCACCTCGGAGCAGGAGAAGCGCCTCACCTGGCCGCGCAGGTCCTACTCCCCCCGGAGCTTTGAGGACTGTGGAGGCGGCTACACCCCGGACTGCAGCTCCAACGAGAACCTCACGTCCAGCGAGGAGGACTTCTCCTCCGGCCAGTCCAGCCGCGTGTCTTCCAGCCCCACCACCTACCGCATGTTCCGGGACAAGAGCCGCTCACCCTCGCAGAACTCGCAGCAGTCCTTTGACAGCAGCAGCCCCCCGACGCCGCAGTGCCACAAGCGACACCGGCACTGCCAGATTGTCGTGTCGGAGGCCACCATCGTGGGCGTCCGCAAGACCGGGCAGATCTGGCCCAGCGATGGAGACGGCGCCTTCCATGGAGAGGCAGGTGGGTACTCGGGCCGCCATGTACGGGCGCACCTGTACCAGGGCAGAAAAccacctgggggtgggggcgcGAAAGGGGAAGTGGTGGAGAGAGGAGTGGGTGGTACTTTGGGGAGTGATTTTTGTTCAAGTGCTGGTCTGCGCCTGATGGAACTTCAGCACCTCTTCCCTCCTGAATGCAGATTCTCAGTACTTGGAATGGCATTGGGTTGGAGGGGGAAGATGGGAAATGGCTTGTTCCTTTAGTCCGAGGAGGGCGTCTGCTTCTTGCAGGTACAGCCTGTGAGTTAGGTAGAATGCCCTGGGTGGTAATCTC
The sequence above is a segment of the Nycticebus coucang isolate mNycCou1 chromosome 4, mNycCou1.pri, whole genome shotgun sequence genome. Coding sequences within it:
- the LOC128583124 gene encoding breakpoint cluster region protein-like; this encodes MVDSVGFAEAWKAQFPDSEPPRMEPPHMEPPRMSVGDIEQELERCKASIRRLEQEVNQERFRMICLQTLLAKERKSYDRQRWGFRRAAQPPDGAAEPRAPLPRPQPAPADGADPPPAEEPEARPDGEGSPGKARPGAARRPGAAASADRDDRGPPTSVAALRSNFERIRKGHGQPAATDADKPFYVNVEFHHERGLVKVNDKEVSDRISSLGTQAMQLERKKSQQGPGQGAGDTPRPAYRGRASESGCGVDGDYEDAELNPRFLKDNLINANGGGRPPWPPLEYQPYQSIYVGGLMGDGEGRGPLLRSQSTSEQEKRLTWPRRSYSPRSFEDCGGGYTPDCSSNENLTSSEEDFSSGQSSRVSSSPTTYRMFRDKSRSPSQNSQQSFDSSSPPTPQCHKRHRHCQIVVSEATIVGVRKTGQIWPSDGDGAFHGEAEIQARTFSQI